Proteins encoded within one genomic window of Saccharicrinis carchari:
- the cysK gene encoding cysteine synthase A: protein MSKIANSIVELIGKTPLVQINRLNEGGAQIVAKLEYFNPASSVKDRIALAMIEDAERSGKLDKDTVIVEPTSGNTGVGLAFVAAVKGYRLILTMPESMSMERRKLLKKFGAELVLTPAAQGMKGAISQAQGIADEYGKAFIPQQFNNPANPSIHRCTTAHEIWNDTDGNIDVFVAGVGTGGTITGVGEELKAKNSSIKIVAVEPVDSAVISGGKPGPHKIQGIGAGFIPPNLNTEVIDEVVQVSNEDALNTSHRAAKEDGLLCGYSSGAALWAANEISKRPEYSGKRIVVLLPDTGERYLSSFEI, encoded by the coding sequence ATGAGTAAAATTGCCAACAGTATAGTCGAATTAATAGGAAAAACACCATTGGTACAAATAAATCGTTTAAATGAAGGTGGAGCTCAAATTGTTGCCAAACTTGAGTATTTTAATCCGGCCAGTTCGGTTAAAGACCGCATTGCACTTGCCATGATTGAAGATGCCGAGCGCAGCGGAAAGCTCGATAAGGATACGGTTATCGTAGAGCCTACCAGTGGAAATACAGGTGTGGGCTTAGCCTTTGTGGCAGCAGTAAAAGGCTACAGGCTTATTTTAACTATGCCCGAAAGCATGAGCATGGAGCGCCGAAAGCTGTTAAAGAAGTTTGGAGCCGAATTGGTTCTGACCCCGGCGGCTCAAGGTATGAAAGGTGCCATTTCGCAGGCTCAGGGAATTGCCGATGAATACGGAAAGGCTTTTATCCCACAGCAATTTAATAACCCGGCCAATCCATCGATACATAGATGTACAACAGCACATGAAATCTGGAACGATACAGATGGTAATATCGACGTTTTTGTTGCAGGGGTAGGTACGGGTGGTACCATAACCGGTGTGGGAGAAGAGTTGAAGGCGAAAAATTCATCTATCAAAATTGTGGCGGTAGAACCGGTAGATTCAGCGGTAATTTCAGGTGGAAAGCCCGGACCGCATAAAATACAGGGTATTGGAGCCGGTTTTATTCCCCCCAATCTAAACACCGAGGTTATCGACGAAGTAGTACAGGTAAGCAACGAAGATGCCCTAAACACCTCGCATCGTGCAGCTAAAGAGGATGGGCTTTTGTGCGGTTACTCATCTGGTGCGGCACTGTGGGCAGCAAACGAAATATCAAAACGTCCGGAGTATTCCGGTAAGCGTATTGTTGTGTTGTTGCCTGATACAGGCGAAAGATACCTCAGTAGTTTCGAAATATAA